Below is a window of Diaminobutyricibacter sp. McL0608 DNA.
GCCACATTCAAGGTGGCGTTTTTATCCGGGGGCGCCACCGTGAGGCTGGCGACACCCGCGGTGACGGCGCAACTGAACACCGCGACCCCTGTGTCAACCAGAGGGGTCGCGGTGTTACAGGGCACCCCGGTCAGGCTGGTGGCGGCGACCGTCGGAACTGGGGGTGTCGCACCGCCGTTCCACCAATACTCGAACGCCACCGTGTCCGACGAGCTCGTCGCCGTCACCGTGAGGGGCGAACCCACCGTGCCCGTGCCGGCGGTAGCTGTCGGATCGTCCGGTGGTGTGTTGTCCACCCGGAAATAGCAGGTGTTCGACACAAGCGAGGTAGCGTACTTGTCGGTCGCGTCCACGTTGTACCCGTACGGCACGTTCTCCCTGAAATCCAAGGGCTGCCATCCGACGGCGTCTGGCGTGATGGCAGGTCCAGGCGCGACCAGCTTTGAGTCCCGATTCGAATACGGCACCAGAGGCGACCCATACAAGGTATGGAAGTGCGTCGTCAAAAGGTCACCGCTGTCGGCATCGGTGGTCGAGGCGTACGGCACCAACGCGACCGTCTTATCGTTCACCCACGCTGGCGCCGACGCATTCGTCGAACAGCCGCGTTGGGGGGTTTGAAACCCTTTCGCGACCGGGGTACCCGGTTTCGTGTCGTAGAGCACATCGAATGTGGCCGCCTGACTGAAATGACGGCGCGTCAACGTGTCCGTTTCGTCCTGTGCCCGCAACCCGATCTGCACAACACTGCTCCCCGAGTTTGCTGCCCAGATCGCCGCCTGTCCCGTGTTGAACCCCTCCGACTTCGCTGCCGCACAGGTGCTGCCGTCGGCCAGGCTGAGGGTGTCCTCGAGATGCACCCACTGGTTCGGGTCCGTGTTCCAGGTGAACCCGGGCGTCGCGACCCCGTACCGCCACGCCTGGATGGGTTTGACCGTGCAGGTGTTCGACCACAGCTCGGTCACGTCGAACCGCGCCGAAATGATGAATTTGTTGCTCAGTGTGCTGGTCGGGAACTGCCAGAACGCCCGCGACATGTACCCGCCGCCGTTGCCCACCGACTGGATACCTCCAGCCTGGTTCCCGTTCAGATACGACTGATCCGGGAACGCCCGATCGGTGAACCAGTACGCGTTCGCGCCCGGCTGCCACTCCGGATCCACAAAGATCGGAAAGATCACGCCAGAGGTTGCCGCAGCGCTGGCCACGCTCAACGAAACCGAATTCGTTCCGGTCGAGAACGGCAATGGCCGCACCTCGGATCCACCGGCCGGACCGTGACCGTCCGAGCCGGCGCCGGAGGAATCCCACCACGTCGGAGACGCCGACGTCACAACCGACCCATCAGAAGCGGTCGCGGTCACCGACTTTGTCGCGTTCGTGGTCACCGAAGCACCTGAAATACCCAACTGCACAGTCTTCAGATTCGGGTTCGCCGCAGCCGTCGCTGTCTTCACCACCAGAACTTCTGACATGCCGGCAGCGGTCGCGGTCAGCTGCAAATCCACCCCCGGGTACACCTCCGGATAGGTCGCTGTCGCCCCCGCCACCTGAGGAGCCGGAAGGCTTCCACCAGGCCACGTTTCGGAAACCCACTTGCCAGCGGCGGTCTGCACCTTCGCCATCAGATTCGAACCGCCAGCAGAGAACTCGACCGGCGCGACAGATGCAGCGGGTACGAATAGTCCGTCCGTCGCTGCCTGCAGAGACAGGTTAACCGGCACCCACGTGGTCCCCTGCTTAACCCGGACTGGCACCGAGGATGCCACCAACTGCATGGACCCGTCCGGTTGCGCGGAAACCTGCGACAACGGCGTGGTCGTCGCGTCGATCGCAACGGGATGCCCGAACTGCTGTGCGATCATCGTCGCCGTCGCTTCGTCGGTGGCACGATTCGCATCGGGCACGGCAGGGGCTGCCGCCGTCTGTATGCCAGAGCTGTCGGCCTGGACCGGGGAGGCTCCTATGCCGATCAAACCGACCGTCAGAATCGCCGCGAGCGACAGGGACCCGACGGAGCCGGCCCTTCGCATCTCAGGGCCGTCCTATAGCGATATCAGAGTCTAGATTCGCTGATTTTGGACACACCTCAAGCACCAATTGGCACTCCCCTAGAGTCGGACTTCGACGCCCGACTGGGTGTCTGCTGACAACGTAGTGGGTGCCAATCCAGAGACGGAAGCGAGTTTCCCCAAGATTTGGGAAATGCCCCTCGAACTGGGGTAAACAATCTCGGCGACAAGTGACTGAACTGCACACGTTTCGCTGGGTCACGCCGAGTGCAGACGAACTCGCCATGTACGGCAAACTCGCTCCCACAGGCCTACCGGGGACACCCCCTTTTGCCCGCCCAGAGCGACCGCAATCAGAGACGCAATAGGCCGCTCACGAATACGCATCTTCACCACTCGAAGACGTTCGCCCTCTCGGTCCTGCACGCACGCCAAGCGACTCGTTCTCGAGTTGGCGTAATGAATCGCAACGTTTCGCGCCCCTCCTTTCGAAGGCCTCCATTGCTTCGTGCGATTCACGCCTTCGAAAGGGAAGGACGACGATCAATGAAGTTCCAAAGCACGTCCATCGGGTCGAGCGTGAATCTGTCGGCGTCTGCGTGGCATGTCGCCTCGATCGCGAACCGTCACACCATGTTTGCCCTCGCGCCGGGCGTGCTGGCAACGGCCGGCTACTTCGTCGCCGTCGCAGTCACCACCCTGCACATGACCGCGCCGAATGCTGCATCTATCCTCGGGCGACGCAGCACCGCGCGAACAGGTCGCCGGGTATCGCGGAAGTAGGCGGCCGAGTCGGCACCTGCGCGCTCCCACAGCATCGTGCTGCAGAACATATCGCTCTATTTCACTCAACCGAGGAAAGCTGGCCCTGATTCCCCCTCGTTACCGAAACAGGCATAACGCAGGCTGCTACCAGTCGGCCCGGTGAAATTGACGCCTTGTCGTGGTTGTCGATCGCGCGGAGCTCCAAAGTTAACAAGACGTGTTGAAGTATTGGTGCTACTCAGCGCGGGTTCGGCACATCGAGACATCGCCGAGACCCTCTTCGTAACCATCCACACTGTGGCGCATCACATAACCGCCACGCAAGAAAGATTCGGGGTCAACAGTCGCTACGCTCTGGTCGCGGCCGGTTTCATTTCGGGTGTCCTCAGCGACCAGATATGGCCCCCATGCTCAACAGGGATTTTGTGCACTCGAATCCCGGCTGGCTCCTCTGAAGCAAAGAACAGGGGCGAGAAGCTGGCATATACCAGGCTTCTCGCCCCCGCCCCTAAGTGAGAAGTCGCTTAGCTATGTAGGCGCCGCTTTCCGGCGATGTAGTTCACGACCGATGCGAACAGGGCGCCTCCCAATCCAACGCTCAGGACTTGCCACAAGGGCCACCCGAAGGTCGAGAAAAGGAACAGCAGACCGGATCCAATAAGCACAAACATGAGGATGCTTGCCACGAGCGGGCTTCCCGCTTGACCTTTTGCGTTAGACATTTGCATCAGATTTTACCGAATTCAGGAGACAGACGATGTAGGTTCCGGCTGCGGTTCCGGCGATGGCAACAGCGGTACCGGCAGCAGTTACCTGGCCGACCGCGGGTACCCAGATTGCTGTTAGAGCAGTCAGACCGACGCCCCCGGCGGCCACGAGTCCAGCTGCGCTGCCCTATTTGATGCAATCGGCGACTTTCTGCCCTGCAGCATTCTTGTTGCTCGTGGAAACCGCACCCCCTTCCGGATTGAACGCCTGGAGCGTGGAAGTCGAGCCCCCGCCAGCAGCGATGATCTGGAATCGGTAGGGACTAGCCGTGGCGTCCTGATAGGGGAAGTTTGCGAAGGAAATCTGGATCGAAGTCGCTGAAGTTGTGAACCCCGCGTACGGACCCAAATATCCCTCTTTGGACACGATCACCGTGTACGAGGTCGCTCCTGGTGCAGCGCTCCAGCCCACCGTTGCATAGGACTTCGTGAACGAAACGTGCGCGTTCGACGGAGCGCCAGCCGCCGCATTTGCGGGAGCGCCAAGCCCCAAAACTAATGTCATTGCCAGCGCGATCGTTGGTCCGATCGCTTTCAGGTGTTTCAAATTGATTCCTTTCGAAGCGTCCCTCAACTGACGGGGACTCTTCGAAACTACGAATATCCATACCGAGAAACATGGTATGAATCCATAGGTTTTGAACCAGCCTCGGGCGGACGCCGTGTGATGCGATTCCGCCACGTCGGCCTCGCGCGATGTCAAGTCACCTTGACATCGCCTCCCACTCTGCCTACGATCGACGTATGACAAGCGACCTTGACACCGGCGGAGAATCGTCGATCGAACTGCGACGCGTTCGCATCTTCCGCATGCGTCTCTGGATCGGAGTCGGCTGTTACCTGCTCGCGAGCGTCGCGCTCGACGTGCTGGGTCATGCCTCCAGCCCGTGGCGTCTTGTCCTTGCAGTGCTGGCGCTGCTCTTCATGGTCTGGAATGTCGTCGTCATCGTGCTCCGCGTGCGTCAGCTGGACGAGTACCAGCGCAAGCTCTTCTTCCCCGGCCTGGCGGTGGGCTTCGCCGTTGCGATCTTCGCGGCGATCACGCTGGGCACCCTCAACGCTGCCGGGTTCGCCATCCCCGACTCGGGATGGCCCATTGCTCTCATCGGGGTCCTGGCCTGGCAGTTCACCAACATCGTGACCGGCGCTCCCACGGCCTGATGGAGAACCTGATCCGTGCGGAGCGCGAACTGCGGGGATGGACCCAGGCCGCGCTCGCCGAACGCCTGGAAGTGTCGCGTCAGACCGTCGTCGCTCTCGAGACAGGAAGGTACGACCCCTCGCTCCCCCTGGCGTTTCGCATCTCTCGCCTGTTCGACAAGCCGATCGAAGGCCTCTTCACGCCATCCCACAGCTCCTGACAGAGCCGCAGCTCGGCACTCACCGATCGACGTGAGCCGGTGTGGCGGGCAGCTCCACCGTGACGCGAAGCCCACCGTCGGCGCGAGGGACGAGGGCGAGGGTCCCGTCGTGCGCCCGCGTGATGCTATCGACGATCGCGAGGCCGAGACCCACCCCGGCATTGTCGGCGTGAACGCGTTCGGTGGCGCGCTGGAACGGCTCGGTGAGTGTCGGGACCAGCTCCGGAGCGAGCCACTCCCCTGTGTTCTCGACACAGAGCGTCACCGACCCCGGACGAGCCGCGGTGGTCACCCAGACCGTGCCACCTTCGGGACGATTGTGGACGATCGCGTTATGCACGAGATTCGTCGTCAGCTGCAGAAGGAGCGCCTCCGATCCGACCAGCGGCGTGATCTCTCCGGAGGGCTCGAGGGTCACTCCCAGCCTCTCGGCGAGAGGGAGAAGCGTCTCGGTGGCCTCGTCGACCAGGAGGGACAGGTCGACGTGTTCTCGGACGTGGGATCGCTGGTCGGACCTGCTGAGCAGCAGCAGCGCTTCAGTGAGGGCTATCGCCCGTGTGTTGACCGCGCTCAGTCGTTCTACGAGCACGCCGATGTCCTGGTCGGGGTCGTTGCGGGCGACCTCGAGAAGGGTCTGGGTGATCGCGAGCGGAGTACGCAACTCGTGCGAAGCGTTGGCCGCGAACCGTTTCTGCTCCGCGACCTGCGCCTCGAGCCGGGCGAGCATCGCATCGAACGCGTCGGCTAGCTCGCGGAACTCATCCTGGCGCCCCGGCAGCCGGATGCGATGGGCGAGCGATCCGTTCGCGGCCACGCGTGTGGCGTCGGTGATCCGCACCAGCGGTGCGAGGATGCGGCCCGCGATGATCCAGCCTCCCACCAGTCCGAACGCCAGCAGCAGGAGGAGTGCCCAGGTCGCTGCCGGAGCGAAGGCCCGTACCAGGTCGTCGCGGCCGGGCACGAATCCACTCTGCGTCACGACCGCCCTGGCCGGCACGTATCGCAGGAGGAACACCCACACCGCGGCGAGCAGCAATGCACCCGCGAGCATGAGGAATCCCGCGTAGCTGAGGGTGAGTTTGAGGCGGATGCTCAGCCCGGGCTCCCTACCCACGCTCGCCTTCCATGGCGCCGACCGGTCCCGAATCGATGCGGTAGCCGGCGCCGGCCACGGTGGAGATGATCCAGGGCTCCCCGAGTCGTTTGCGAAGCGCGGATACGGTGATGCGCACGGCGTTGGTGAACGGGTCGGCGTTCACATCCCAGGCGCGCTCGAGAAGTTCTTCCGAACTGATGACACCGCCTTCCGCTGAGACGAGGACCTCGAGCACAGCGAACTGCTTGCGAGTGAGCGGCACGTAGCGGCCATTGCGGTAGACCTCACGACGGAACGGGTCCAGGCGCAGACCCGCGAGCTCACGAACGGGTGGCCGGTTGTGCGCGCGTCTGCGGTCGAGAGCGCGGAGCCGGAGCACGAGCTCGCGAAGCTCGAAGGGCTTCGTGAGGTAGTCGTCCGCCCCGAGCTCGAACCCGGACGCCTTGTCGTCGAGTCGATCGGCAGCAGTGAGCATGAGGATGGGCATGCCGCTGCCCGAAGCGACGATGCTGCCTGCGATCTCATCACCCGAGGGCCCGGGGATGTCGCGATCGAGAACGGCGATGTCGTATGCGTTGATGCTCAGCAGCTCCAACGCGCTGTCACCATCGCCGGCGATGTCGGCCGCGATCGCCTCGAGGCGCAGCCCATCACGGATGGCCTCTGCCAGGTAAGGTTCGTCCTCGACGATCAGCACTCGCACGCCTCAATGCTACGAGTCCGCGCATATCGTCGAGATATCGAAATCCGCGTACGCGACGGCAACACTGCGCAGGCTTGGCTGAGAGCATGTCCTTCAGCAAAAGAACCCGCACGCCCGGTCGTCGTACCCGAACGAGAGTCTTCGCCGGTGTGGCGGTCGGCCTGGTGGTGCTCGCTGCGGCGACCGTCGCGGCCCTTGGCGGCCTGCCGTCGGCGCACTTGTCTTTGCCGGCAGCGCTCGATCACATCGCCGCCGGGGCTGGTCGCTCTCTCGGGGCGGACGGCAGCGTCCCTGACGGCGTGACCGTCTTCGACGACAGGTACGCTGCGGTGACCAAACTTCGTCGCGATCTGCTCGACGCGGTCAGGGCGGCCGCGACGGATGCTGCCCATGACGGCGTCACGTTCTACGTCAACAGCGGCTGGCGCTCCCCCTCGTATCAGAACCAATTGCTGCGCGAAGCTGTCGCGGAATACGGCTCTGCAGCCGAGGCCGCCCGATGGGTGGCCACCGCGCAGACGTCCCCCCACGTGCAGGGGAAGGCGATCGACATCGGCGAGTGGGACGCCGCTACCTGGCTCTCCGATCACGGCGCCGCCTACGGGCTGTGCCAGATCTATGCCAACGAGCCCTGGCACTTCGAGCTCCGTCCCGGAGCCCTCGACGACGGGTGCCCGGACATGTACGCCGACCCGACGTACGATCCGCGGATGAAGCAGTGAACCCGCACAGGATCCGGCTGAACTTCTTATTCGTCGGCTATCTCGTCCTGCTCGTCTGGATCGTGCTGTGGAAGCTCGGAGTCCCCTATATCGGAGGCGGCGCCTTGCGGGAGATCAAACTCATCCCGTTCGTCGCCGCGGACGGGTTCGGTACCAGTAACCCGCTCGAAGTCCTCGTGAATGTCGTGCTCTTCGTCCCTTTCGGGGCCTATCTCGGCGTCCTCAGGCCTTCCTGGCGGTGGTGGAAGACCGCCGGCGTGATCGCCGTGTCGAGCCTGCTGTTGGAGGTGACCCAGTACGTGCTCGCCATCGGGAGCTCCGACATCAGCGACGTCATCTCCAATACCGCGGGCGGACTCGCCGGGCTCGGACTGCTCGCACTGGCACGCCGCAGGCTCCAAGCGAGGACCGGCGCCCTCCTGCTGCGGTGGCTCACTCTGGGAACCGTGGTCGCGATGCTCGCGACCGCCATCCTCGTCGCCTCCCCCTTGCGCTATGCGCCTCCGCCGGACGCCGGCCGTCTCCATGCCCCCGAGCATCTCGGAAGGGATCGCGGCAGTCCTTAAGCTTCTGCCCGAGTGCCGGCTGCGTCTTGAATGTAGACGAGTCCGTTCCCGAACGGATCGTCGAAGAAGAACATCGGAGATCCACCGCCCAGGGAGATCGGCTCGTCGTTGTGGAGGGTAATGCCTGCTTCCTTGACCCGCGAGAACGCACTCTCCGCGTCCGCGGTGCCCAGACGCAGGGCGACCGGGATCTCGCTGTCAGCGGGAATCAGCACGATGCCCACGGACGAACCCGGCGGCACCACCTCGATCATCCGCGCACCGGGCCACGGCTCGCCGTCGAAACGCACCTCGCAGCCGAGCACATCGCGGTAGAACGCCAGGGCCTTGTCCTGATCCGGAACCGGGACCGTCACGCTGAGCACTTTCGTCGTCATCGCCATGCTGACAGACTCGTACGCGCGATCCCGTCATGGGAAAAAGAGAGACCTACTGCCCGAAAGCAACACAGGTGTCGTCGTGGGTGCCGATCCGAGGTGTAACGGTAGCCTGAGCACATGCGGGGGCGAATCGTCATGTGGATCGTTCTGGGAGCGGCCATAGTCCTGGTGTTCATCGGCGCAGCCGTGCTGCTGTTCGTGCCCGTCTCCTTCGGATGGGTCGGATACGCGACAGTCGCGAACTCGGCATCGTTCGAGTTCTCCGGGATGTATCCACTCACACCCGAACGGGCCGCTGGAGCCCTCTGCGTCATTGTGGGTCTCTTGCTTGGCGCAGTTGTCCTCGGCTGGGTTCTCGGTCGCCGATCGGCGGTGCGGTCTCGCTTTCGGACAGACCCGTCCGACGAATGACGTGAGTCGCCGCCGGGACGGAACCCGTCCGGTCAGTCCACGTCGACGACGACGACTTCGACGTCGGCCGCGCGCAGCCGGTCGAGTTCGGCCGGATCTGCGGTGCTGTCCGTGATCAGCATCGCCACCTGCGCGATGTCGGCGATCGGCGCGAGGGCGACCCCGCCGATCTTCGAGCCGTCGGCCACGACGACCGTGCGCTGCGCTTTCGCCACCATGGCCCGGTTGGTCCGAGCCTCGGTCTCGTCGTGCGTCGTCACTCCGCTCGTCGCGTTGATGCCGTCCGCTCCGAGGATGGCAGTGCCCACGTTCACGGCATTGAACGTGCTCTCAGCGAGCGCCCCGACGAGTTCCAGCGACTGAGGCCGCAGGAAACCGCCGGTCATGACGACGCGCACCCCGGCATATCCGGAGAGCAGGTTCGCGATGGTCAGGGAGTTCGTGACCACAGCGATGTCGCGGTGGTTGGCCAGCGCACGTGCGACGCTCGCGGTGGTCGTACCGCCGCTCAGCGCGATGACGTGCCGCTCGGACGGGAGCCGCTGCACCATCGCCTTCGCGATCGCGCGTTTCGCCTCCTGGAACCGGGTGTCGCGAAGGGCGACGGGGATCTCGCGACCGCGCTCGAGCGCTGACACTCCCCCGTGCGTCCTCACGATCAGGTGCTGGTCGGCGAGATCCGAGAGGTCACGGCGCGCAGTCGCCGCGGAGATTCCGAGCGTGTCGGAAAGTTCGGAGAGGCTGATCGACCCGCGTTCCGAGACGAGATCCAGGATCTCCACCATGCGCTGGGCGCGGCGCCCCGAGGTGACACGTGCGATCAGGGATTGGGCTGCCGGAGCGTCCATGTCCAGTCCTTTCGACGAGCTGATTGCAAATCGATCAATCAATTTGATCACTTTATCCGCAATTCGCTCATTTCGTTGCGCGGAGTAGACAGAGTATCGCAAAATCGCACCATGCCCCAGATTGTTTTCCTCGGCGCGGGAAGCGTCGTCTTCACCCGCCAGTTGCTCGCCGACCTCTTCCGATTCGACGACCTGCCTCCGCTGCGCATCGTCCTGCACGACATCAACCCGGAACGCCTCGACGTCGCCCGCGGAACCGCGGAGCAGGTCGCGGCACGCTTCGGCCGCACGGCCGAGATCGTCGCGACCCTCGATCGCCGCGAGGCGCTGACCGGCGCTGACTTCGTGATCAACATGATCCAGGTCGGCGGAATCGCGGCCACCAAAGTCGACCTGGAAGTACCGGCTGCGGCCGGCCTGCTCCAGACCATCGGCGACACGACCGGTGTCGGAGGCGTCTTCCGCGGCCTGCGCACGTTCCCCGTCCTGTCGGGTATCGCCGCCGACATGCTCGACCTGTGCCCGGACGCCTGGTTCCTCAACTACACCAACCCGATGGCGATGAACGTCTGGTGGATGTCGGTCGTGGCTCCCGAGATCAAGACAGTCGGCCTCTGCCACAGCGTCTACTGGACCGTGCACGACCTCTGCGAACTGATCGGCGTTCCGATGGAGGGCACGCACTTCCGCGCTGCCGGCGTAAACCACCAGGCCTGGCTGGTCGAGTGGTCGCGCGACGGCGAAGACCTCTATCCCCGTCTGCGCGAAGCGATCGAGCGCGACCCCGAGCTCCGCCGTCGTGTGCGCGTTGAGATCTTCAGCCGCGTCGGCTACTACCCCACCGAGACCAGCGAGCACTCCTCCGAGTACCTCTCCTGGTTCCTGCGCTCGCCCGAGCAGATCGAGAAGTTCCGCCTGCGGCCGCTCGAGTACATCGGCATCTCGGAGGAGAACGTCGCCGAGTTCGAGCACGCGAAGACTGCGCTGGCGGCCGGCGAGCCCCTTGAACTCGAAGACGGCGCAGCCGAGTACGCACCACAGGTCATCCACTCGATCCTGACCGGGACGGAGCGGACGATCCACGCGAACGTCGTCAACCGCGGACTGATCGACAATCTTCCCGAAGGCGCGGTCGTCGAAGTTCCCACCCTGGTCGACGCGACAGGCGTTCATCCCCTGCCGTTCGGCGCCATCCCGGCCCAGGGGGCCGCCTTCAACCGCACCTACCTCTCGGTGGCCGAGCTCACGATCGAAGCGGCACGCACCGGCGACCCGGAGCTCGTGCGCCGCGCGGTCCTCACCGACCCGAACGCCGCCTCGTCGCTCACACCGGAGCAGATCTGGGACCTCTGCGACGAGCTCATCGCACGACACGCGCCTCTCCTGCCGGTCGCACTCGGCGGCACGCTCGAGACGTCGGTGCTGTGACGCTCGCCACGACGAGTGAGCTGATCTCTGCGGCGGCAGCCTCAGGCAGGGCGATTGCGGCGTTCAACGTGCTCTCGCTCGACCATGCCGAGGCCGTCGCCGCGGGTGCCGCGTCGGTCGGGTCGCCCGCGCTCCTGCAGATCAGTGAGAACGCGATCGCATTCCGCGGCTCACCCGAACCGCTGCTCGCAGCGTGTCGCGAGATCGCTGCAGCGTCGGATGCGCCCCTCGGCATCCATCTCGACCACATCGAGGACCCTAGGCTCGTGGCGCGTGTGCTGGCAAATGCGACCGAGTTCGGGGTCGGCTCGATCATGTTCGACGCATCGAAGCTGGACTATGCGGACAATGTCGCCGCCACCCGCGACGTCGTCGCACGGGCGCACGATGCGGGCGTGTGGGTGGAGGCGGAGCTCGGCGAGATCGGCGGAAAGGACGGCGCGCACGCGCCGGGAGTCCGCACCGACCCGGGCGAGGCAGCGGCGTTCGTCGAGGCTACCGGAGTCGACGGTCTCGCCGTCGCCGTGGGCAGCTCCCACGCGATGCTGGACCGGTCGGCACAGCTCGATCTGGAGCTCATCGCACGGCTCGCGGAGGCGGTCCCGGTCCCCCTGGTCCTGCACGGATCCTCGGGCGTCGCAGACGAGGTGATCGCGGCGGCCGTGGCATCGGGCATCCGAAAGGTGAATGTCGGCACAGCGCTCAACATCGCTTTCACAGCCTCACTTCGGGAGGCACTCAGCGCGCAGCCCGACGCGGTCGACCCGCGCCGTTACACCCGCGACGCCCGCGCTGGGATGGTCGCCCTGGTCGGCCGGTTCTGCACGGTCGTGGCCGGGGCACGGCAGCCCGCCTGACGCCGAGCGAGGCTCCGGCGGGTGCCACTCCCCCGCCGGAGCGCTCAGTGTCGTCTGCGAACCCTCGTGCCGTCTGACGTCGTTGACGCGGGCACGCGGCTGTCGCACGCACGCCCGTCGTCAGACGGAATTCTGCGCGAGCGAACCCGTCGTCGCGCGCCCTTCGGAAACACCTCTGTAACAAACGATCAGCCAGAGTGAGCGATATGCACAGAATTGTTGTCAATCGCTCACTCTGCGCCAATGATAAGTCCAACGCGCACGGAGAGCGCAGCACCGATTACAACCACAGGAGCACCACGTGACACTGACTTCCCGCGAAATCGCCAGCCAGCCCGCCATCTGGCGTGAGGCGCTGGAGACGCGCGCAGACCGCGCAGCCGAGCTGCTCACAATGCCGGGCGCCCGGATGCTCGTCCTCGGCTGCGGCACCTCGGCCTTCATGGCCGAGTCGTTCGCTACGCTGCGCGAGCAGGCAGGGTTCGGCGTGACCGATGCCGCCTACGCCTCGGAGCCGTGG
It encodes the following:
- a CDS encoding class II fructose-bisphosphate aldolase — translated: MTLATTSELISAAAASGRAIAAFNVLSLDHAEAVAAGAASVGSPALLQISENAIAFRGSPEPLLAACREIAAASDAPLGIHLDHIEDPRLVARVLANATEFGVGSIMFDASKLDYADNVAATRDVVARAHDAGVWVEAELGEIGGKDGAHAPGVRTDPGEAAAFVEATGVDGLAVAVGSSHAMLDRSAQLDLELIARLAEAVPVPLVLHGSSGVADEVIAAAVASGIRKVNVGTALNIAFTASLREALSAQPDAVDPRRYTRDARAGMVALVGRFCTVVAGARQPA